Below is a genomic region from Insulibacter thermoxylanivorax.
GCCGACGGAACGGGCGATGTCCCCAATCGACAGCGCTTCGTTGATCATAAGCCGCAAGGCCCGTTCGATGCGGTAGCGAAGAAGATAGTCTTGAATATTGGTCTGCATCTGCTCCTTGAACAGGGCGTTCAAATAACTGCGGTTCAGCCCGATATTGCGAGCGATGTCGGAAACGGTGATCCTGTTGGCGAAGTTGAGCTCGATGAAGCGGACGACCTCTTCCACGTATTGCTGACGCCGGGACTGGGCAGGGATGACTTCATCTTGGCGATTGTTCTCGACGAGGGCGGCCATCAATTGATAGATCTTCGCCGTCAGATGAAGATCCCGCGCCTTTCCCTGGGGATGCATGTTGATTAAGCTCTGCATGCAGCGCCCGACGGAGCGCTGCTCGTCGTCCGTCAGGATGGGCCGGCTGGGTGAGAAACCGCTCATGTGCAGAAGGTTCTTGGCATTGAGACCGTTGAAACCGACCCAACAATACGTCCAAGGATTGTCCAGGTCTGCTTCATAATAGGTCACGGCATCGGGATAGATGAGGAAAGCCTGCCCGGTGCTTAATTCATAGGTTCGTTCCGCCGTCTTGAAGATGCCTTGCCCATCCAAAATATAATGCAGCAGATAATGATCGCGTACCGCAGGTCCGTAATAGTGTCCGGGGCTGCATACCTGCGAACCGTAGTGGATGATATAGAGTTCCGTGTGGTGGAAATTGCGCGGCACAAAGTACTCGATCAACTCGAACCCCTCCTTGATCATGGCGGAAGAAACGATGGATTATCGGCATGCCTAACACGCGATATCATGGTCGTAATCTTCTGTGCTAGGGTGTTAAAGTTTGGTTGCCTTGACGCTTGCTATATAGATGATAGCTTATGAACATTATACAATACCAGAATCCTGCGATCGTACAGCTGGAGGGATTGCTGTGCGCGATTCATGCACGGTTTCATTTCCCGGGGAATATCAGGGTGTTCGCCCTGGTCATCAGAGAGGTTAAGGCGTGGAAAACGCAGTTTCGCTCGCTTGTGCTGGCCGTTGTCTTAACAGGCAGCTTGATCCTGCAGGTCACAGATGCATTCTGGGAGACGACGGGGGGCAATATCGTGCATGATCCGACGATCATCAGGGTGGGCAACACCTGGCATGTGCTCTCTACAGGTCAGGGAATACAGCGTCTCATGTCAACTGACGGCATAGAAGCCCGACGATCACTTACAGGAACGGCTATTTACTATCTCTTGCTTCGATCGATGCCTGCTGCAACGGCCTGAACAGCACATACAAGATGGTCGTAGGCAGGGCGACGAACATCACAGGCCCGTGTATGTGGATCGGAACGGCGTTTCGATGCTGAACGGCACGATCATCGACGCAGGCAATGTGC
It encodes:
- a CDS encoding AraC family transcriptional regulator, with translation MIEYFVPRNFHHTELYIIHYGSQVCSPGHYYGPAVRDHYLLHYILDGQGIFKTAERTYELSTGQAFLIYPDAVTYYEADLDNPWTYCWVGFNGLNAKNLLHMSGFSPSRPILTDDEQRSVGRCMQSLINMHPQGKARDLHLTAKIYQLMAALVENNRQDEVIPAQSRRQQYVEEVVRFIELNFANRITVSDIARNIGLNRSYLNALFKEQMQTNIQDYLLRYRIERALRLMINEALSIGDIARSVGYDDPLLFSKIFKKITGSPPSHYRKQMLSNPPPELPSPADDLRH